A genomic stretch from Pseudomonas alkylphenolica includes:
- a CDS encoding MetQ/NlpA family ABC transporter substrate-binding protein, with the protein MLKTFLARPVAALALTLGLFSTTQAADALKVGTTAAFAIPLEAAVSEAKKQGLDVELIEFSDWIAPNVSLASGDIDVNYFQHIPFLENAKAAAGFDLVPYASGIINNVGLYSKKYKSFDALPQGASVAIANDPINSGRGLQLLAKAGLITLKPGVGYKATEEDIVANPKQLKILQVEAVQLVRAYDDADLVQGYPAYIRLANTFDATSALLFDGLDHKEYVIQFVIRPQNKDDPRLAKFIDIYQHSPAVRAALDKAHGKLYQPGWES; encoded by the coding sequence ATGCTTAAGACCTTTCTTGCCCGCCCCGTCGCGGCGCTGGCCCTGACCCTCGGCCTGTTTTCCACCACCCAGGCCGCCGATGCGTTAAAGGTCGGCACCACCGCAGCCTTCGCCATCCCGCTGGAAGCGGCGGTCAGCGAAGCGAAGAAGCAGGGGCTGGATGTCGAACTGATCGAGTTCAGCGACTGGATCGCGCCAAACGTCAGCCTGGCCAGCGGCGACATCGACGTGAATTACTTCCAGCACATCCCGTTCCTGGAAAACGCCAAGGCGGCGGCCGGTTTTGACCTGGTGCCCTATGCATCGGGGATCATCAACAACGTCGGCCTGTACTCGAAAAAGTACAAAAGCTTTGACGCGTTGCCACAAGGCGCCAGCGTGGCCATCGCCAATGACCCGATCAACAGCGGCCGCGGCCTGCAGCTGCTGGCCAAGGCCGGCCTGATCACCCTCAAACCCGGTGTGGGCTACAAGGCCACTGAAGAGGATATCGTCGCCAATCCCAAACAGTTGAAGATCCTCCAGGTCGAAGCCGTGCAACTGGTGCGGGCCTACGATGATGCCGACCTGGTCCAGGGTTATCCGGCCTACATCCGCCTGGCCAATACCTTCGATGCCACCTCGGCCCTGCTGTTCGACGGCCTCGATCACAAGGAATACGTAATCCAGTTCGTCATCCGCCCGCAGAACAAGGACGATCCGCGTCTGGCCAAATTCATCGACATCTATCAGCACTCGCCAGCCGTGCGTGCCGCGCTCGACAAAGCCCATGGCAAGCTTTACCAACCGGGCTGGGAGAGCTGA
- a CDS encoding LLM class flavin-dependent oxidoreductase produces MAKKKILLNAFNMNCIGHINHGLWTHPRDTSTQYKTLEYWTELARLLERGLFDGLFIADIVGVYDVYQNNVDVPLKESIQLPVNDPLLLVSAMAAVTRHLGFGLTANLTYEPPYLFARKLSTLDHLSRGRVGWNIVTGYLDSAARAMGLEQQAEHDRRYDQADEYMQVLYKLLEGSWEDGAVTNDRQQRVYARPDKVHKVQHQGEFYRVEGYHLCEPSPQRTPVLFQAGSSERGLGFAGNHAECVFISGQTKAGTRAQVDKVRAAAVAAGRDPEAIKVFMGLTVIVARTEEQAWAKHAEYLRYASAEAGVAHFASSTGIDFSAYALDEPIQYVKSNAIQSATKTLQNNDWTRRKLLDQHALGGRYITLVGSPTQVADELESWIAETGLDGFNLTRTVTPESYVDFIDLVIPELQRRGSYKTAYEHGTLREKLFASDQPLLPAEHPGASYRHTTPSGALQHA; encoded by the coding sequence ATGGCCAAGAAGAAAATCCTCCTCAATGCCTTCAACATGAACTGCATTGGCCACATCAATCACGGCCTGTGGACTCACCCACGGGATACGTCCACCCAGTACAAGACGCTGGAGTACTGGACCGAACTGGCCAGGTTGCTTGAGCGCGGGCTGTTCGACGGGCTGTTCATCGCCGACATCGTCGGGGTCTATGACGTTTACCAGAACAACGTCGACGTACCGCTCAAGGAGTCGATCCAGCTGCCGGTCAACGACCCGTTGCTGCTGGTGTCGGCCATGGCCGCGGTGACCCGGCATCTGGGCTTCGGTCTGACCGCCAACCTGACCTACGAGCCGCCCTATCTGTTCGCCCGCAAGCTCTCGACCCTCGATCACCTGAGCCGTGGCCGGGTGGGCTGGAACATCGTCACCGGCTATCTGGACAGTGCCGCCCGGGCCATGGGCCTTGAGCAGCAAGCAGAGCACGACCGCCGCTACGACCAGGCCGACGAATACATGCAGGTGCTGTACAAACTGCTGGAGGGCAGCTGGGAAGACGGCGCGGTAACCAATGACCGCCAGCAGCGGGTCTATGCGCGGCCGGACAAGGTCCACAAGGTGCAGCACCAGGGCGAGTTCTACCGGGTCGAAGGCTATCACCTGTGCGAACCCTCGCCGCAACGTACGCCGGTGCTGTTCCAGGCCGGCAGCTCCGAGCGCGGCCTGGGCTTTGCCGGCAACCATGCCGAATGCGTGTTCATCAGCGGCCAGACCAAGGCCGGTACCCGCGCCCAGGTCGACAAGGTTCGCGCCGCTGCCGTGGCCGCTGGGCGTGATCCCGAGGCGATCAAGGTGTTCATGGGCCTGACCGTGATCGTTGCGCGTACCGAGGAGCAAGCCTGGGCCAAGCACGCCGAATACCTGCGTTACGCCAGCGCCGAAGCAGGGGTTGCGCACTTCGCCAGCTCCACGGGTATCGACTTCTCGGCCTACGCACTGGACGAACCGATCCAGTACGTCAAAAGCAACGCCATCCAGTCGGCAACCAAGACCTTGCAGAACAACGACTGGACCCGGCGCAAGCTGCTCGACCAGCACGCCCTCGGCGGTCGCTACATCACCCTGGTTGGCTCACCGACCCAGGTCGCCGACGAGCTGGAAAGCTGGATCGCCGAAACCGGTCTGGACGGCTTCAACCTGACCCGCACCGTGACCCCGGAAAGCTATGTCGACTTCATCGACCTGGTGATCCCCGAGCTGCAGCGTCGCGGCTCGTACAAGACCGCCTACGAACACGGCACCCTGCGCGAAAAGCTCTTCGCCAGTGACCAGCCCCTGCTGCCCGCCGAGCACCCCGGCGCCAGCTATCGCCACACCACCCCGAGCGGAGCGCTACAGCATGCTTAA
- a CDS encoding methionine ABC transporter ATP-binding protein: protein MSAATALLAPEESSFAPLQQARQRALHPELGNAHVRFIGLGKTYPGQTAPALEGIDLNIQRGEIFGIIGRSGAGKSSLIRTINRLEQPSAGRVLIDQVDIGEFDEDRLVRLRRRIGMIFQHFNLMSAKTVWQNVELPLKVAGVPKAQRQRKVAELLELVGLEQKQHAYPAQLSGGQKQRVGIARALVHDPDILLCDEATSALDPETTASILELLRDINQRLGLTIILITHEMAMIRDICQRVVVLERGRIVEQGAVWQVFGNPRHAVSKTLLAPLQAAVPATLQARLQPQPGSAEAALVLNLKVSGTERQAPELSTLFASLGGRISLLQGGIEPIQGRPLGQLLVSVANSPHSHEQVIERARQWATQVEVLGYVD, encoded by the coding sequence ATGAGCGCCGCCACCGCCCTCCTGGCGCCGGAGGAGTCCTCCTTTGCGCCGCTGCAGCAGGCCCGGCAACGGGCCCTGCACCCTGAGCTGGGCAACGCCCATGTGCGCTTTATCGGCCTGGGCAAAACCTATCCGGGGCAAACCGCCCCGGCGCTGGAAGGTATCGACCTGAACATTCAGCGCGGCGAAATTTTCGGCATCATCGGCCGCAGCGGCGCGGGCAAGTCGTCGCTGATCCGTACCATCAATCGTCTTGAGCAGCCTAGCGCCGGTCGTGTGCTGATCGATCAGGTCGATATTGGCGAGTTCGATGAAGACCGCTTGGTGCGCCTGCGTCGGCGCATCGGCATGATCTTCCAGCACTTCAACCTGATGTCGGCCAAGACCGTGTGGCAGAACGTCGAGCTGCCGCTCAAGGTCGCCGGCGTACCCAAGGCGCAACGCCAGCGCAAGGTTGCCGAGTTGCTGGAACTGGTCGGCCTTGAACAGAAGCAGCATGCCTATCCCGCGCAATTGTCGGGCGGGCAGAAGCAGCGCGTCGGCATCGCCCGGGCGCTGGTTCACGACCCGGACATTCTCCTCTGCGATGAAGCGACCTCGGCCCTCGACCCGGAAACCACCGCGTCGATTCTTGAGCTGCTGCGCGACATCAACCAGCGCCTGGGCCTGACCATCATCCTGATCACCCACGAAATGGCAATGATCCGCGACATCTGCCAGCGGGTGGTGGTACTGGAACGCGGACGTATCGTCGAGCAAGGCGCGGTCTGGCAGGTCTTCGGCAATCCCCGCCACGCCGTCAGCAAGACCCTGCTCGCGCCCTTGCAAGCCGCCGTGCCGGCCACGTTGCAGGCCCGCCTGCAGCCGCAACCGGGCAGTGCCGAAGCGGCGCTGGTGCTGAACCTCAAAGTCAGCGGCACTGAACGCCAGGCACCGGAGTTATCCACATTGTTCGCCAGCCTCGGTGGCCGGATCAGCTTGCTGCAAGGCGGTATCGAGCCGATCCAGGGGCGGCCGCTGGGGCAATTGCTGGTGTCGGTGGCGAACTCGCCGCACAGCCATGAACAGGTCATCGAACGTGCCCGGCAGTGGGCCACGCAGGTAGAGGTACTGGGTTATGTGGACTGA